CAGTACCGTCAACCTGGGCGACCGTGAATATTTTAAACAAGTCATTGCAACCCAAAAACCGGCTGTTTCCGATGTTCAGATGAGCAGGACAACCGGAAAAGCAGGAATAAATGTTGCTGTTCCGGTCCTTTATGAGGGGAAATTAACCGGCGTACTGACTGGTTCTATTTCGATAGATAAAATGAACGGGGTGGTCAAGGAAGCAAAATTCCAGGATACCGGGTATGCATTGGTACTGGATTCCAATGGTACGGTCATCGTACATCCCCGTTTCCCCGAAATGCAAGGCAAGCTCAATCTCGCCCAAAAGAAGATCAATTCTGAATTAAAGCTACAGCAATCCGAACTTGACGACCGTCTGGTAAAGCTAGTTCAAGAAGTTGTCGCTTCAGGTAAGACGGTGCGCGGCAAATATCAATTTGTTGACGGCATCGACAGAATCGGGACCATTACCTCTATCAATCTGCCAGGCGGCCAGCGCTGGTTTATGATGGTAACAGCGCCGGAAGCCGAAGCAACCCATGAATTAAGTGCATTAAAACATTCCATGCTCTGGGGCTCATTAGCATGCATCTTGCTGGCTGTTGTATTCATTTTCATTATAAGCAAACGTATTGCGGCCCCTATCACGCTGATTCGAGATGAATGCATCCAGTTGGCGCAGGGCGATCTGCGAGAACGCCCAATCAATGTTTCCGCCTATGGTGAGGATGAGATTGGGCAATTAACCAGAGGTTTCAAAGAAATGCGAACCAGCCTCTATGCACTTGTTGCAAAAGTATTGTCTCAAGCCGAACAATTGGCGGCATCCAGTGAAGAGTTAACCGCAAGCGCTCATCAATCGGCGGATGCGTCCAACCAGATAGCCAGTTCCATCGCTGAAATCGCCAGCGGTTCAGAGCAACAGGCAGCGGCAGCTAGCCAAGTTGTCAAAGTAGCGCAAGAATTGTCGGCAAGAACCGAGCAAATTTCCCTTACCGCGCAAGAGGTGTCTTCTATTGCCAATTCTACAGTACAATCAGCGGAACAAGGACGTCAGTCAGTAGAGCGGACTGAGGAGCAAATGAATGAAATCGGTAAAGAATCGGCTGCACTTGAATCTGCTATTGGTGACTTAAGCAAAGGCTCTAAAGAAATCAGTGAAATTGTCACCTTGATTGCCGCTATTTCCAGCCAAACCAACTTGCTTGCCCTAAACGCTGCCATTGAAGCGGCAAGAGCAGGGGAAGCGGGACGGGGATTTGCGGTTGTGGCTGAAGAAGTCCGTAAGTTAGCGGAAGAATCAAATTTGGCCACACGAAAGATCGATAGCCTTATACAGCAAAATCAGATCAACATGGACCGTGCCGTTGCCGCTTCCCAAACTGGAGCGGAAGGTATCAAATCAGGCATCCTAATGGTTCATAGCTCAGGAGAAACCTTTAAGAATATTGTCGAAGCAATTCTCAAATTATCT
This window of the Methylomusa anaerophila genome carries:
- a CDS encoding methyl-accepting chemotaxis protein, which encodes MKITSMKTKLLIILLPFFILAFGALGGISYYLSQEALSQSVDKTVEAISSDYASRVAGQVYSAKVQLESFAGLKRIYDPTDRQALRDALSDCSKRLDILENITYIAPDGEALRPDNSTVNLGDREYFKQVIATQKPAVSDVQMSRTTGKAGINVAVPVLYEGKLTGVLTGSISIDKMNGVVKEAKFQDTGYALVLDSNGTVIVHPRFPEMQGKLNLAQKKINSELKLQQSELDDRLVKLVQEVVASGKTVRGKYQFVDGIDRIGTITSINLPGGQRWFMMVTAPEAEATHELSALKHSMLWGSLACILLAVVFIFIISKRIAAPITLIRDECIQLAQGDLRERPINVSAYGEDEIGQLTRGFKEMRTSLYALVAKVLSQAEQLAASSEELTASAHQSADASNQIASSIAEIASGSEQQAAAASQVVKVAQELSARTEQISLTAQEVSSIANSTVQSAEQGRQSVERTEEQMNEIGKESAALESAIGDLSKGSKEISEIVTLIAAISSQTNLLALNAAIEAARAGEAGRGFAVVAEEVRKLAEESNLATRKIDSLIQQNQINMDRAVAASQTGAEGIKSGILMVHSSGETFKNIVEAILKLSGQIKDIAGAINQMAEGNQSLFTAVREIEAVGRASAAESQTISGATEEQAASMQEIAASSQNLAQMATDLTQAVSKFKI